A genomic window from Elaeis guineensis isolate ETL-2024a chromosome 3, EG11, whole genome shotgun sequence includes:
- the LOC105042110 gene encoding MACPF domain-containing protein At1g14780, protein MSGVVERALRCLGRGFDVTCDFRPKYCKGKERLVVINEEERKELLVPGFGAFEGVSVDIKCDKGDRIRYQSDVLEFNRMSELFNQRSSLAGKIPSGLFNFMFEFNSGSWARDASRTKCLAMDGYFISLFDLHIIRQPLILSDHVINDVPSSWDPAALSRFIENYGTHIIVGLSVGGQDVVYVKQDQSSNLAPSELKQHLDRLGDQLFTGTCALPPLRSKSKEHKLKVPEAFNVFDSQPRLVEGINPVSCKDGVTVICLKRGGNTSASSHCEWLLTVPSMPDVINFTFVPVTSLLKGVPGAGFLSHAINLYLRYKPPIADLQYFLDFQANKFWAPMHNDHPLGPSSIRSIPTPSLQFSLMGPKLYVNTTQVIVGRKPLTGMRLHLEGKKNNRLAIHLQHLSNTPTFIKAQPNKAPLWQGSEEIADERYYEAVQWKMFSHVCTMPVKYDPRWSTTGGGASFIVTGAQLHVKVYESTSVLHLRLLYSEVPGCIVAQSKWEQGPLGFSQKLGFFSAISTPFTGVEKEGQPLPIVIVDSGVFPSGPPVPVGAQKLLRFVDTSQVCKGPQDTPGYWLVTGAKLDVEKGRIGLHVKFSLLASVS, encoded by the exons atgAGTGGGGTTGTGGAAAGAGCTTTGAGGTGTTTGGGGAGAGGCTTCGATGTGACATGCGACTTCCGGCCGAAGTACTGCAAGGGGAAGGAGAGGCTGGTTGTGATCAATGAGGAGGAGAGGAAAGAGCTCTTGGTGCCCGGATTTGGAGCCTTTGAAGGTGTATCGGTTGATATAAAGTGTGATAAGGGGGATCGAAtcagataccagtctgatgtgCTTGAGTTTAACCGG ATGTCGGAGCTATTCAATCAGAGAAGCTCGTTGGCTGGAAAGATACCCTCAGGTTTGTTCAActttatgtttgaatttaatAGTGGCTCGTGGGCTCGAGATGCTTCAAGGACCAAATGCTTGGCCATGGATGGCTACTTCATCTCTCTCTTTGACCTTCACATTATCCGCCAACCTCTCATTCTCTCCGATCATGTCATCAATGATGTTCCTTCTTCTTGGGATCCAGCTGCTCTCTCAAG GTTCATTGAAAACTACGGGACACATATAATAGTGGGGCTAAGTGTCGGAGGCCAGGATGTGGTTTATGTGAAGCAAGACCAGTCTTCCAACTTGGCTCCATCTGAACTCAAGCAACACTTGGATAGACTTGGAGATCAACTATTCACTGGGACCTGTGCCCTTCCTCCTCTCCGGTCGAAATCCAAAGAACATAAGCTCAAG GTTCCGGAGGCTTTCAATGTGTTTGACTCGCAACCAAGGCTTGTTGAAGGCATTAATCCAGTCTCATGCAAAGAT GGTGTAACAGTCATATGCTTGAAGAGGGGAGGAAATACATCCGCGAGCAGCCACTGTGAGTGGCTTCTAACAGTCCCTTCCATGCCGGATGTGATCAACTTCACCTTTGTTCCCGTTACCTCCCTCCTAAAGGGTGTTCCTGGTGCTGGCTTCCTATCCCATGCCATTAACCTCTACCTTCGAT ATAAACCACCAATAGCAGACTTGCAATACTTCTTGGACTTCCAAGCTAACAAGTTCTGGGCTCCCATGCACAATGACCACCCCCTTGGTCCCAGCTCAATTAGATCCATTCCAACTCCTTCCCTACAGTTCAGTCTAATGGGTCCCAAGCTCTATGTCAACACAACTCAG GTCATCGTTGGAAGGAAACCTCTCACCGGGATGAGACTCCACCTTGAGGGCAAGAAAAACAATCG ACTAGCCATCCACCTTCAACATTTATCAAACACCCCGACCTTCATCAAAGCCCAGCCAAACAAAGCACCATTATGGCAGGGATCGGAGGAGATCGCAGATGAAAGATATTATGAGGCAGTCCAATGGAAGATGTTCTCGCACGTGTGCACCATGCCAGTGAAGTATGACCCTCGGTGGTCTACCACTGGTGGAGGAGCTTCATTCATTGTAACTGGAGCTCAGCTCCATGTGAAGGTCTATGAGTCGACTAGTGTGCTGCACCTGAGGCTCCTATACTCTGAAGTACCTGGTTGCATTGTGGCCCAGTCTAAGTGGGAGCAGGGCCCATTGGGCTTCTCTCAGAAATTGGGCTTCTTCTCAGCGATCAGCACACCTTTCACTGGAGTAGAGAAGGAGGGGCAGCCACTCCCAATTGTCATTGTGGACTCTGGTGTATTCCCCTCAGGCCCACCAGTGCCTGTGGGGGCCCAAAAGCTTTTGAGGTTTGTGGACACATCTCAGGTATGCAAGGGACCACAGGACACCCCTGGGTATTGGCTGGTCACTGGTGCAAAGCTGGATGTGGAGAAAGGGAGGATAGGGCTGCATGTCAAGTTCTCTCTGCTAGCTTCTGTTTCTTAA